A single window of Collinsella aerofaciens DNA harbors:
- a CDS encoding ABC transporter ATP-binding protein, whose amino-acid sequence MNPYTSSGSVATMTANVSGNDNLNDLGDGPRQPGDPERYPVGAVTRRLLGYVRPHRISFVASFVSAAISVILQLYTPILIGEGIDLIVAAGQVDFDALLPLVTKLAIVVVGAAAFQWLQGYCVNRLSYETVRDMRVEASDKLSRMPLSFIDGHAHGDLMSRVVNDVDQVGDGLLQGFTQLFTGVITIVGTLAFMLSINLTMTLVVVLVTPLSIFGAGAIAKLSNKSFTAQQRIQGQLGGHIEEYVGEQKLVDAFAYGPNAQQRFDALNAELYAAGERAQFMGSLSNPGTRFINNIIYAVVAVIGCVGVITGVPAALTVGGVQIFLSYANQYTKPFNEVTNVITQIQTAYASARRMFALLDAREQELDAEDAVELAVPQGEVTFEHVDFSYVPDRKLLQDICIEAKPGMRFALVGPTGCGKTTLINLLLRFYDIDAGRIMVDGRSSRDYTRASLRRAFGMVLQDTWLFEGTVAQNIAYGCPDATREQVIEAAKRAHAHKFIVQLPGGYDTVIGEDGGTFSQGQKQLLCIARVMLTDPAILLLDEATSSIDTRTELQVQAAFDELMAGRTSFVVAHRLSTIRNADCILVMRDGQIIERGTHDELLAAGGFYAELYRSQFAQ is encoded by the coding sequence ATGAATCCGTATACTTCTTCCGGTTCGGTCGCCACGATGACGGCCAACGTGTCCGGTAACGATAACCTCAACGACCTGGGCGACGGTCCGCGCCAGCCCGGCGATCCCGAGCGCTATCCCGTGGGTGCGGTGACCCGCCGCCTGCTGGGCTATGTTCGCCCGCACCGCATTTCGTTTGTAGCGTCGTTTGTGAGTGCCGCCATCTCCGTGATTCTGCAGCTCTACACGCCCATCCTCATTGGCGAGGGCATCGACCTTATCGTCGCCGCCGGACAGGTGGACTTCGATGCGCTGCTGCCGCTTGTCACCAAGCTCGCGATTGTCGTCGTAGGTGCTGCGGCCTTTCAGTGGCTGCAGGGCTATTGCGTCAACCGCCTGTCCTACGAAACGGTGCGCGACATGCGCGTGGAGGCGAGCGACAAGCTCAGCCGCATGCCGCTCAGCTTTATCGACGGCCATGCCCACGGCGACCTCATGAGTCGCGTGGTCAACGACGTCGATCAGGTGGGCGACGGTCTGCTGCAGGGCTTTACACAGCTCTTCACCGGTGTTATTACCATCGTGGGTACGCTCGCGTTTATGCTTTCCATCAACCTGACCATGACGCTCGTGGTGGTACTCGTCACGCCGCTTTCCATTTTTGGAGCCGGTGCTATCGCCAAGCTTTCCAACAAAAGCTTTACGGCACAGCAGCGTATTCAAGGGCAGCTCGGTGGTCATATCGAGGAGTACGTAGGCGAGCAGAAACTTGTCGACGCCTTTGCCTATGGTCCCAACGCTCAGCAGCGCTTCGATGCCCTCAACGCCGAGCTCTATGCGGCAGGTGAGCGCGCGCAGTTTATGGGTTCGCTCTCCAACCCCGGCACGCGCTTTATCAATAACATCATCTATGCCGTGGTGGCCGTGATTGGCTGCGTGGGCGTGATCACGGGCGTGCCCGCGGCACTCACGGTGGGCGGCGTGCAGATCTTCCTGTCCTACGCCAACCAGTACACCAAGCCGTTCAACGAGGTCACCAACGTCATTACGCAGATCCAGACCGCGTACGCCTCGGCGCGCCGCATGTTTGCGCTGCTCGATGCGCGCGAGCAGGAGCTCGACGCGGAGGATGCCGTGGAACTTGCCGTCCCGCAGGGCGAGGTGACCTTTGAGCATGTGGACTTTAGCTACGTGCCCGACCGCAAGCTGCTGCAGGACATCTGCATCGAGGCCAAGCCCGGCATGCGCTTTGCCCTGGTCGGCCCCACGGGCTGCGGCAAGACAACGCTCATCAACTTGCTGCTGCGGTTTTACGATATCGATGCCGGACGCATCATGGTCGATGGCCGGTCTTCGCGTGACTACACGCGCGCAAGCCTTCGCCGTGCCTTTGGCATGGTGCTGCAGGACACTTGGCTGTTCGAGGGCACGGTGGCCCAGAACATTGCCTACGGCTGTCCCGACGCCACACGCGAGCAGGTTATCGAGGCTGCCAAGCGCGCGCATGCGCACAAGTTTATCGTGCAGCTGCCAGGCGGCTACGATACGGTCATCGGCGAGGACGGCGGCACGTTTAGCCAGGGTCAAAAACAGCTGCTGTGCATCGCGCGCGTCATGCTCACCGACCCGGCGATTTTGCTGCTGGACGAGGCGACCTCGAGTATCGATACGCGTACCGAGCTGCAGGTGCAGGCGGCGTTCGACGAGCTTATGGCCGGCCGCACAAGCTTTGTGGTGGCGCACCGCCTGTCGACGATCCGCAACGCCGACTGCATTCTGGTGATGCGCGACGGCCAGATTATCGAGCGCGGCACGCACGACGAGCTGCTAGCGGCAGGCGGCTTCTACGCCGAACTCTATCGCAGCCAGTTTGCCCAGTGA
- a CDS encoding flavodoxin family protein produces MTCSLVVNSKSGNTRMVSGAIKRALQAAGVEFVHAAALSDDADADQVALEAQGACAADTVLVGFWCDKGACTPSVAALLSALHGKRVFLFGTCGFGADQSYYQQIIDRVTSNLAGDAELAGWAMCQGKMGPAVKQRYEAMLEQDPDNARFKMLLDNWVAAKDHPTKEDLDNMAAAAKKAVLGE; encoded by the coding sequence ATGACGTGCTCTTTGGTGGTTAACAGCAAGAGCGGTAATACCAGGATGGTTTCGGGCGCGATCAAGCGCGCTCTGCAGGCTGCGGGTGTTGAGTTTGTCCATGCCGCGGCGTTGAGCGACGATGCGGATGCAGATCAGGTTGCGCTCGAGGCGCAGGGCGCCTGCGCGGCCGACACGGTGCTCGTCGGTTTTTGGTGCGACAAGGGCGCGTGCACGCCTTCGGTCGCGGCGTTGCTCTCCGCCTTGCACGGCAAGCGCGTCTTCCTGTTTGGCACCTGCGGTTTTGGGGCCGACCAGAGCTATTACCAGCAGATTATTGATCGCGTGACTTCCAATTTGGCTGGGGATGCCGAGCTTGCGGGCTGGGCGATGTGCCAGGGCAAGATGGGTCCCGCGGTCAAGCAGCGCTACGAGGCCATGCTCGAGCAAGATCCCGACAACGCCCGATTTAAGATGCTGCTCGACAACTGGGTCGCCGCAAAGGATCACCCCACCAAGGAAGATCTGGACAACATGGCCGCAGCCGCCAAAAAGGCCGTGCTGGGAGAGTAG
- the istB gene encoding IS21-like element helper ATPase IstB, whose product MSAAVQASPLNRLAANLEELGLEGMASSVPEYVRLVADGRKSLVDAMLELTDAQIALKRRADDERRTRMANFPYIKTLADFDWGFQPSVPRGLVEQLATLEFVDRGDNVVLVGSPGVGKTHLSIAIGHEAVMARKQVYFADCSRLVEDLKHASAKEALARRMRFYEHCSLLIIDELGYLDIGKEGADLLFQLVNRRYALKRSTIVTTNVPVGRWGDVFGSNVTASAVADRLCHHCAMIKITGRSYRLKDVSIGGEDGKEEGA is encoded by the coding sequence GTGAGCGCCGCGGTGCAGGCCAGCCCGCTCAACCGCCTGGCGGCCAATCTCGAGGAGCTGGGGCTCGAGGGCATGGCGTCGTCGGTGCCCGAGTACGTCAGGCTCGTCGCCGACGGGAGGAAGAGCCTGGTCGACGCCATGCTCGAGCTCACCGACGCCCAGATAGCCCTCAAGCGGCGCGCCGACGACGAGCGCCGCACGAGGATGGCCAACTTCCCCTACATAAAGACGCTGGCCGACTTCGACTGGGGTTTCCAGCCGAGCGTGCCCCGCGGGCTGGTCGAGCAGCTGGCCACGCTCGAGTTCGTCGACCGCGGCGACAACGTCGTGCTCGTCGGCAGCCCGGGCGTCGGCAAGACCCACCTGTCGATAGCCATAGGCCACGAGGCGGTGATGGCCCGCAAGCAGGTGTACTTCGCCGACTGCTCGAGGCTGGTCGAGGACCTCAAGCACGCCTCGGCGAAGGAGGCGCTGGCGCGCAGGATGCGGTTCTACGAGCACTGCAGCCTGCTGATAATAGACGAGCTGGGCTACCTCGATATCGGGAAGGAGGGCGCCGACCTTCTGTTCCAGCTGGTGAACAGGCGCTACGCGCTCAAGCGGTCGACGATCGTCACGACCAACGTGCCGGTCGGCAGGTGGGGCGACGTGTTCGGCAGCAACGTCACGGCCTCGGCGGTCGCCGACAGGCTGTGCCACCACTGCGCGATGATCAAGATAACGGGCCGGTCGTACCGCCTGAAGGACGTGTCCATCGGCGGTGAGGACGGGAAGGAGGAGGGCGCCTAG